CAACATTTTTACTCATATGGCTAAAATTATCGTTCATAATTTTAATACTATTTTTTACATCCAGTTTATCATTTTGCAGCTCTTCTACTTTCTCGTTTATTTTACTATAGCTTTGCTGTAAATCAACAAGTTCCTGCTGCATTTTCTTCTGAAGCTCTTCAATTTTTTCTGTTGAACTGTTTTTTCCTTCCATTGAATGTGTCCCGTTATTATCCATTTGCTTACAACCTCCTTAAACTATATATATTTTATTATGCTCGGATCTTCTTTTTCTATACCCGAACAAGGTAATTTTAACCATAGAATATATCTGTAATAATTCATGATTTTATAAAATATTTTAGGCATAAATTAATATAATGAATGGCATTATATATAATATAAAATTTAAAATAATTAGTGTGGAGGAATTTAATATGAAAGTTCGCAGAGGAGCAATCCCAACCTTTCTGGGAACAGCAGTTACAGCTACTGGAGCTGCTTTAACAGCTATGGAAATAGTACCGTTGGTTGCCGCTGGAGCAGTTGGTTTTGGATTAGCACATATAGTCCTTGGAGGAATAGAGATGAGCAGAAATAAAAATAATAGGACAAAAAGGATGAATTAGATATAACGTTAATTTTCTTATCATTTTTATGACATTCACAAAGAAGCCTTTGACTACTGCCAAAGGCTCTTTACAATTTAATTATGCAATTGAAGCTATTTCTTCCATATTCTCAATGCTGTTTATAGATGTAATATATACTTTAATTAACTGGTTTCTTAAATTTACTTTTGTATTAATTAAAAATCCTTCTATTTGCTTGTAAATTAATCTCTGATGTCTCTCTATTTGATTTTGAAGATTATTGTTATGCAATATTTTTTTACCGGAAATTATTTTTTCACATAAATTATTTATCACTATGTTAGAAAATAATGCATCGAACATACATGAGATTGTAAAATCCATAATTTTTTCACTGACTTTTGTCACTATTTGAGTAGTTGTAAAATTCTTAATAGTATTTTCAAGAAAATTACCGAACTTATTGAAATCAAATGAATTTATACATTCATAATTTACACATATACCATTCATATTATTCTTAAATTGCTCATTAATTTTTAATATTATATTTTCTAAAAAATTTTTAATTGTTTCAGGAGATAATACCAGTTGCTGAAACATCTCTTTATTATGTACTAAGGGCTTATCAGCTATAATCACTGAATAAGTTTCAGCTGATTTTAAGCATTTCGAAAAGAAAATGTCTAATTCTTTTTCTATTAACAAAATATAAGTTTTTTCAAATTCACTTACATAATATTTAAAATAAATACTTGAATCTATCATAATTATCTCCTTTTATTTCAATAGTTTTATATCAAGTGATTCTTTTGGATTCAGGTGGAGTTCGATTATTGATTTTCATTTTACGCTAACAAGGTAAAAGCAATATAAAATCTATGTTAAATAAATTTAAAAATATTAAGGAATAGCTGGCAAAATATTGGGGAAACTTATTTAGATATATACTAGATTAACTTTAAATAAAGATAATGGGAGAGTGTTTTATATGTTTAACAATAGGGCAAATATCAAAAAATTAGATGACTACATTTTATATAAAAGAGTAAGAATGCCTGTCAAATCTGTATATAGAAATGAAAACATGTCAAAAAAAATAACTAATTTCATTATGTCTATTAAAGGAGTAGCTGAAGCAAAAGCTAATCCCATAACAGGCAAAGTACTTATAATATTTGATGAAAATATGGTATCAGAAAGCTATATAGAAAGCCAAATTAACATCTATATAAGAAAGTCAAAAATAAAATATAACTCTAATGTAATCAAAATCAATAGAACTTATGAGGAAATGTCAGAGTCTATTGCCTTTGAAGATATTAGAACTCCCCCACTTAGCAAAAGTACACCAGCTGACGGCCTAACAACATGGCATACCATGGATAAAAGCCAGATAGAGAATATGCTTAAAACAAATTTTCAATCTGGTCTAACCAATAAAACTGCAAAAGAAAAGATTAAAGAATTAGGCTTAAATGTTCTATCAGAAAAAAAGAAAAGTTCTTTAATTTCTAAATTTATAAAAAATTTAAATGAATTTTCAGTAAAGTTATTTTTAGGTGTTAGTGCTGTTTCATTTTTTTTAGGCCAAATACCTGATGCCATAGCTGTACTTGGTATAGTACTTATAGAAACCATACTTGGAACAGCCCAGCAGTATAAGGCAGAAAAATCTTTATATTCTTTAAAAGATATGCTTGTACATAAAACTAAGGTACTCAGAAATAGTAAAGAAATCCATATAAATGCTAAACATCTAGTACCTGGTGATGTTATCTTACTGGAAGCAGGAGACAAAATTCCCGCTGATGCTAGGATAATTGAATGTAATGATTTAAAAACTACAGAAGCTTCACTAACTGGCGAATCCACTGCTGTAGTTAAGTCCATAGATGCCTGTAACAAATATACTGAACTAGGAAACAGATATAATATGTTATTTATGGGCACCGATGTAATATGTGGAAGAGGAAAAGCAGTTGTAGTGGCTACAGGAATGAATACTGAAATTGGGAAAATTGAAGCAATGCTTCAGAACATAAAATCGGAGGCTACTCCTCTCCAATTGAAAATACAAAATTTTACTACAAAATTAACTAAGGTATGTTTAATTTCGTGTGCTGTTATCGGTTTTGGAGCACTGCTGGCTGGCAGAAGTCTAGCTCAAGTATTAACCATGGCCGTAAGCTTCTCCATGGGGGCATTGCCTGAAAGTCTTCCAGCTATTGTAACTGTTTCAATGGCTCTGGGAGTACAGAGAATGAGCAAACACAATGCAATTGTAAGAAGATTAAATTCAATAGAAACTTTAGGTTCTACTAATGTAATTTGCTGCGATAAAACAGGAACACTTACCATGAATGAGATGACAGTGAAGAGAATTTATACAGATAAATGTTTATACGACGTAACCGGTTCAGGATACAGTCCAAAAGGAGAAATTAACCTTATTGAAGGTGATCCAACAAAAAAGACTAGTTTGGAAAAATTGTTAAC
This window of the Clostridium kluyveri DSM 555 genome carries:
- a CDS encoding HAD-IC family P-type ATPase → MFNNRANIKKLDDYILYKRVRMPVKSVYRNENMSKKITNFIMSIKGVAEAKANPITGKVLIIFDENMVSESYIESQINIYIRKSKIKYNSNVIKINRTYEEMSESIAFEDIRTPPLSKSTPADGLTTWHTMDKSQIENMLKTNFQSGLTNKTAKEKIKELGLNVLSEKKKSSLISKFIKNLNEFSVKLFLGVSAVSFFLGQIPDAIAVLGIVLIETILGTAQQYKAEKSLYSLKDMLVHKTKVLRNSKEIHINAKHLVPGDVILLEAGDKIPADARIIECNDLKTTEASLTGESTAVVKSIDACNKYTELGNRYNMLFMGTDVICGRGKAVVVATGMNTEIGKIEAMLQNIKSEATPLQLKIQNFTTKLTKVCLISCAVIGFGALLAGRSLAQVLTMAVSFSMGALPESLPAIVTVSMALGVQRMSKHNAIVRRLNSIETLGSTNVICCDKTGTLTMNEMTVKRIYTDKCLYDVTGSGYSPKGEINLIEGDPTKKTSLEKLLTAGVVCNNASLVNKENKWIIEGDPTEGALITAAHKLDLDEYVIREANQRLKEIPFDSYRRFMTVVVENPDGKTAYCKGSLDCIIEKCKTIYDDEVERLLTSTDKEKLLSVCDEMGENALRVLAFAYKKVGNKSSEDIDNNFVFLGLVGMEDPPKEGVKKCIQKCHNAGIKVVMITGDHKNTASAIGRELGLLTDGLVMSGNELENMTEEELDSKIQKIQIFTRTSPEQKHRIVKAFKRFGYVVAMAGDGVNDAPAIKEANVGIAMGSNGSDVAKDVASITLVDDDFCTIVNAIEEGRTVNNNIKNSMRYLLAGGIGEIIAIALASTVGGILPLISIQILWVNVISESILGSALATEPSSEEVMDNPPIKRYEPLIDKKLGSQIVRRGIGIGLTTFAIFEGSILLGAGLNKARTLAFSSLVCSQLANVYDCRRNKSTLPNRYTSIASASSIAMLLGTIYIPFLNPYFGTQALTLMDWGAIAGVTMLSRI